The genome window CTCCGATGAACGCGATCCGACGGTGGCCCCGGTCGATCAAGTGCTGCACGGCCGCGCCCGCCGCGCCGACCCGATCGTACATGACGACCGGAATCGTCGGATCGGAGACGTCGATGCCGACGACGACGGGGACGATGCTTTTGACCGCTTCGTACGCCTCCTCGGGAATCCGCTCGATCAAGATGATGCCGTCCAGCTTCGCGTCTTGCACAAGCTTCCGCAGCACCGTCTCCCCCCGAAGCTCTTCGATCGGGATGACGTATGAGAGTACGCAATTCAGCTCCGTCAGCTTCTTCTCGACGCCCGCCAAGATCGGCGAGAAATACGGATGGTTGTATTTGTTTTGCGGGACGGACACGATGCAGCCGACCTGCCGGAACGCGGCGGCGCGCGGCGTTCGCTTATAAGGCTCGACCGGCGCGGCCGCAGGCGCCTCGCCGGCGAGGTAGCCCAGCGCCTTAGCGGTCTTGATGACCCTCACCTTCGTCTCTTGGCTGATATGTCTGCTAGAGTCGTTATTCAATACACGGGATACGGTAGAGATGGACACCCCCACTTGGAGGGCGATGTCTTTCAAAGTCGGCAAGCGACCGACCCCCTTTTTGCGCAATTACCCAAATTTTGGGCCAAAGTTGCCAAGCAAATAATATCAGCGCGTTCACGACACCGTCAATTGAATTTTGCGTAAATTGTTAAACTTTGGGCCCAAATTTACATATCATTAATCGATTCTCTCCGTCAGCGGAACGGCAAAGAGGCCTTCCCGCGCCATGCGGGAAAGCCTCCGTCCTTTTTTTCCGATTCGGCTTCGCCTATTCCTTCTTCTCCGTCTTCGTTTCGTCGCCCCATAACGTCGCGCCGCCGCCCATCGACTGCCTCCAAGCGTGGCGCCACCGGTGAACGTCCATGAAGCCGATCGGCTTCATGTTCGCCCGCCCTTCGCGGTTCGCGATCGCCGGGAACGGCTTGTGCGGCTCCGCTTGGTACCAATACGCGACCGTCGCGAGGTCCAACGTCAGGCTGTTGTCGTGTCCGTGCTCGATGCTCGCGCGCAGCGACTTGTCGAAGTAAACGGGGTCTTCGAGCAGGAACCGGTAACAATGCGTCCGCCCCATCCACCCGAGCTTGTCGGGGACGCGCGCGTAGCCGAAATACGGGTGCGAATACACCTCGTTCGGGCACCACGAGCTGTTGAAGAAATCCTCCGTCCCGGTGCCGTGCAACGAGCCCGGCCAGTCCTCGCCGTCGATCAGCCACATGTCGTCTCCTTCCCCGTACCACATCGGGCCCGGGCTGTCGACGTAATAGTTCAAGCCGACGAAATGCCCCTTCCCTTCGATGTCCGCGAAGACGTAATTATGCCTGTCCGTTGCGTTATTCCCTTGCGGCGCCACTACGCCCCACTCCGTCTCGCCTTCCTCCGGGCGCACCTCGGTCAGCTCCCGGTTCCACCATGCGTGGAATCGGCCGAGCGAATCGGGAATGCTCTCGTGCCGCTCGTAATCGATGTAATAATACAAGCTCGCAAGCTCCGATTCCGAATCGTTCTCCAACGTAATGCGCGCGCCGGCGCCGAACGGCATCGGGAAGTAACAGTTCAACGCCCTGCCCTGATGCGGCGCCGCGGCGAGCGGCAGCGAAGCGAAGTTGTATTCTTCCCCCCAGCCTTGTCCGAAAAAGTCGCCTAACGGCGACAGGACGCTCGGCTCTTCTTCGCCGTCCCAATACATGCGGAGAACCGCGTTTCGGCGGATGAACTTGTCCTGCGTGTTCAGCGTCATCCATATATGCTTGACGATGCCGGCTCCCTCGATCGACGCCAGCTCGACCGTCTCGCCCGGCGCCAA of Paenibacillus antri contains these proteins:
- a CDS encoding LacI family DNA-binding transcriptional regulator — encoded protein: MPTLKDIALQVGVSISTVSRVLNNDSSRHISQETKVRVIKTAKALGYLAGEAPAAAPVEPYKRTPRAAAFRQVGCIVSVPQNKYNHPYFSPILAGVEKKLTELNCVLSYVIPIEELRGETVLRKLVQDAKLDGIILIERIPEEAYEAVKSIVPVVVGIDVSDPTIPVVMYDRVGAAGAAVQHLIDRGHRRIAFIGGAGLTGDMEREKRYRGYRFAMQEAGLDIDPRWIANTEWDVNVSFERMSDMMRLPPDERPTAVFAASDMMGISAMRAAAEMGLRIPEDVAFVGLDNIEISQYTSPPLSTVHIPKTEMGEMAAKVLVDQMNGDHPLPFKLLMPHRLIVRQSSDATRIR
- a CDS encoding glycoside hydrolase family 172 protein — protein: MPGPLANIMQLQNKVKTKRISSYDRTGGNKDFIRLAPGETVELASIEGAGIVKHIWMTLNTQDKFIRRNAVLRMYWDGEEEPSVLSPLGDFFGQGWGEEYNFASLPLAAAPHQGRALNCYFPMPFGAGARITLENDSESELASLYYYIDYERHESIPDSLGRFHAWWNRELTEVRPEEGETEWGVVAPQGNNATDRHNYVFADIEGKGHFVGLNYYVDSPGPMWYGEGDDMWLIDGEDWPGSLHGTGTEDFFNSSWCPNEVYSHPYFGYARVPDKLGWMGRTHCYRFLLEDPVYFDKSLRASIEHGHDNSLTLDLATVAYWYQAEPHKPFPAIANREGRANMKPIGFMDVHRWRHAWRQSMGGGATLWGDETKTEKKE